CAACGACAGCATCGCGGTTCAACGCAACAGGTATGTGACATTTCGAACATCGGATTTGCATAATAACACCTCTTTTGAGCATCTTTGATTGCTGAATGCCCTACAAGTATACAATATCTGCCTAAATCGGGATAGATGGAGATCGTCCAACCGCTGGCGATGCCGCAGACGTTCCCGCCAACCAGCCAGTCGAAAAAGCTGCCTGCAGATTATATCCACCGGTATCAGCATCAACATCCAGCACTTCTCCCGCGAAATACAAGCCCGCAATCAGGCGCGATTGCATGGTTTTTGGATTAACTTCGCGCGTATCCACGCCACCTGCAGTGACGATGGCCTGCATGAAGGAGCGATGGTCTATGACCGCCATCCGAAAGTCTTTGAGCCAATTGCGCACGCATTTTCGTTCATCGGCGCTGATTTGATTGACCAGTTTCTCGGCAGCGATTCCATTTTGCTCAATACAAACCGGGATCATCGTTCTCGGCAACAACTCTTTGAGCAATGTCTGAAATTGCTGCTTTCCATGTGCCTGAATATCGCGCAGTAAACGAAGATCCAATTTTTGATGATCCAGGGCAGGCTTGAGGTCAATTGAGAGTATCACCTCGCTCCCGGCCTGAAGCGCATCAACAATATCGCGGCTTAACGTCAAGATAATTGGGCCAGAAACCCCAAAATGCGTGAAGAGCATTTCGCCAAAAGCATCCGTAGATTTTTTTCCATCCACCCATACGCCAACAGAGATATTCTTCAAACTTAACCCCT
This DNA window, taken from Chloroflexota bacterium, encodes the following:
- a CDS encoding NAD(P)/FAD-dependent oxidoreductase, whose translation is AFHRYFSDDVLALLHAHGIETITERGGRVFPVSGQASDVVEALVEWATGNGAKIWTDSPVNSIWVENDHVTGVETPHTVLDADAVIIATGGASYPGTGSTGDGYRLACECGHRIVPIRPALVPLVTAGDTAKKLQGLSLKNISVGVWVDGKKSTDAFGEMLFTHFGVSGPIILTLSRDIVDALQAGSEVILSIDLKPALDHQKLDLRLLRDIQAHGKQQFQTLLKELLPRTMIPVCIEQNGIAAEKLVNQISADERKCVRNWLKDFRMAVIDHRSFMQAIVTAGGVDTREVNPKTMQSRLIAGLYFAGEVLDVDADTGGYNLQAAFSTGWLAGTSAASPAVGRSPSIPI